The Williamwhitmania sp. DNA window TTAGCGAAGCGATCTCATGAGCGTAGCGAATAAACCACCTTGCCACTTGCTAGTGGTTACTCGCAAATGCTCGTGAGGGCCTCGCCGTTCGGACACGACTCCGCGCACAAGGGACTTGCACCCTCTGGACTGGCTCCTAAACGCATCGTTTAAAAGAACTTTTACTATATTTACCATTCAAGGCACACACACGCGGTCATAAAACATTGCGCGGATAGTGCTATATTTGAACGAAATAACATTTAATCAACGGCTTAGCGGGCTGATAAGTTTGTGCTTCGAAATGCGCAACGTTTCATACCGCCATCCGTTAGCAATAATTTAAAACAAAACGAAAATGAAAAAAATTTTACTCTTAACATTAACGATTTTACTATCAAATTTATCAATCGGACAAGAAATTCCTAAACTGAAATTAACGCCAAACGGGGTTGAACCAATCGTTGTGGAAGTTGACAGTTTGAGTGCATCCGAAATTTATCAAAAAGCGCAAAATTGGGTTCAGGAAACCTATAAAAATCCTGACAAAGTTCTCAAAGCAAATATTGCGAATGAAAAAATTAGAATTGATGGATTTGCTACAGATGCTTGGTGGTATAAATCGTTAGGAATTCGTAATTCCTATAATATGGAATATACCATAGAAATATCATTCAAAGATGGACGTTATCGATTTGAATATATTATTGGACAATTTTACATCGATGGTGGACAAAAAGTACTTTACGACTATGGAACTTTTTACAAGAAAAGTGGCGAAATTAAAAAATCATATACTGACGCTGTGCCAAGTTTGGAGTTAACAATGAATGAACTTTCTCAATCATTTTACAATTATGTAAGCGGAAAGACATCTAAAAAAGATGGTGATTGGTAATATTTTATAGAATTTGATTTAACATAACGGAATTAAAAAACTATTGCCAATAAATAGGACTTCGTGCGGTCGGCACGACCCAGCATGAACCCCAAAGGGCTCACGAGCGAAAGCGAGTAACGCTCGGTTGCACGCGATCCCGCAGCACCACACTTTTTCTATGATGCTAATTCCAGATTTAGGCAACAAAGCCTCAATCGCTATAAGCAAGTGTCGCGATTCCGCCAACCGAAAGGAAAAGAACAAAGCTTGCAACCGCACCGAAAATAAGTAGTACTTTACGAACCGATTAAAAACAACGGATTATACAAGGAATTAGTAGATGATAACAGGAGATTTACGATCGCAGATTGATAAAGTGTGGGAAGCCTTTTGGACGGGTGGCCTATCGAACCCCATAACCGTAATTGAGCAGATGACCTATCTGCTTTTTATTCGCCGGTTGGACGAGCTGCAAACCCAAAAGGAGTCGAAGGCTAATTTGCTTAAGAAACCAATTGAAGACCCTATTTATAAAGCTGAGGAGAACGAGCTGCGCTGGAGCCATTTCAAGAATATGGATCCGGAGGTGATGCACCGCATGTTTACCAAGAGTGATGGTGTTTTCGATTTCCTGCGCAACGTGGGCAACCGCAGCGCAGCCTTTAGCAAGTTTATGAAGGGGGCCACCTTTATGATCCCCACCCCCCGGCTGCTGGCTCAGGTGGTGGAGATGATCTCCAACATCCCCATGACCGACCGCGATACCAAGGGCGATGTGTACGAATACCTATTGAGCAAGATTGCCTCGGCGGGACAAAACGGACAGTTCCGCACCCCTCGCCACATTATTCGCATGATGGTGGATATGGTGGAGCCAACCCTGGAGGATGTGATTTGCGATCCGGCATGCGGCACGGCGGGCTTCCTAACCAGCTCCGGCGAATACATCCGGGAGCATTTCGAGAAGGAGCTCTACACCGATACCATAAAGAAACACTTTCAGGAGAAGATGTTCATGGGTATGGAGTTCGACCCTACCATGATTCGCATTGGGGGAATGAACCTGATGCTGCACGGCATTGAGAACCCGCAGCTGTTCGATATGGATGCGCTGAGCGAGGCCAACGGCCTATTTACCGAAAAGGCAACGCTGGTGCTGGCCAACCCACCCTTTAAAGGGAGCTTGGACCGGGAGGCGGTGGATGGAAGAATACTGAGCGTGGTGGATAGCAAGAAGACCGAGCTGCTATTCCTGGCCCTAATCCTAAAGGGGTTGAAGCTGGGTGGCAGAGCGGCGGTGATTGTGCCCGATGGCGTGCTCTTTGGCAGCAGCAACGCCCACATGCAAATACGCAAGGAGCTGATTGACCACCAAAAGCTGCAGGCGGTGATAAGCATGCCCAGCGGGGTATTTAAACCCTACGCCGGGGTGAGCACTGCCGTGCTGGTATTTACCAAGACCAACAGCGGTGGAACCGATAGCGTCTGGTTCTACGACATGAAGGCCGATGGCCTCAGCTTGGACGATAAGCGCCAACCCATTGAGGCCAACGACATCCCCGATATTGTAGGCCGCTACCACAACCTAAAGGGCGAAACCAACCGAAGCCGAACCGATAGCAGCTTTATGGTTCCGGTAAAGGAGATACAGGACAATAAGTATGACCTAAGCATAAACCGCTACA harbors:
- a CDS encoding class I SAM-dependent DNA methyltransferase, coding for MITGDLRSQIDKVWEAFWTGGLSNPITVIEQMTYLLFIRRLDELQTQKESKANLLKKPIEDPIYKAEENELRWSHFKNMDPEVMHRMFTKSDGVFDFLRNVGNRSAAFSKFMKGATFMIPTPRLLAQVVEMISNIPMTDRDTKGDVYEYLLSKIASAGQNGQFRTPRHIIRMMVDMVEPTLEDVICDPACGTAGFLTSSGEYIREHFEKELYTDTIKKHFQEKMFMGMEFDPTMIRIGGMNLMLHGIENPQLFDMDALSEANGLFTEKATLVLANPPFKGSLDREAVDGRILSVVDSKKTELLFLALILKGLKLGGRAAVIVPDGVLFGSSNAHMQIRKELIDHQKLQAVISMPSGVFKPYAGVSTAVLVFTKTNSGGTDSVWFYDMKADGLSLDDKRQPIEANDIPDIVGRYHNLKGETNRSRTDSSFMVPVKEIQDNKYDLSINRYKEVVYEVKTYEKPTVIISQIEELDRERAALLNQLKTMLV
- a CDS encoding DUF4468 domain-containing protein; translation: MKKILLLTLTILLSNLSIGQEIPKLKLTPNGVEPIVVEVDSLSASEIYQKAQNWVQETYKNPDKVLKANIANEKIRIDGFATDAWWYKSLGIRNSYNMEYTIEISFKDGRYRFEYIIGQFYIDGGQKVLYDYGTFYKKSGEIKKSYTDAVPSLELTMNELSQSFYNYVSGKTSKKDGDW